Proteins encoded together in one Malaclemys terrapin pileata isolate rMalTer1 chromosome 16, rMalTer1.hap1, whole genome shotgun sequence window:
- the LOC128824625 gene encoding cytochrome c oxidase subunit 6A1, mitochondrial gives MAALARVSQLLLAGAPRTPLGRFMSAVAHGEAGAARTWKILSFVVALPGVAVCMLNCYLKMQHEHEREEFVPYAHLRIRTKPFPWGDGNKTLFHNPHTNPLPTGYEEDH, from the exons ATGGCGGCGCTCGCAAGAGTCTCCCAGCTGCTTCTCGCCGGCGCTCCCCGGACCCCGTTGGGGCGGTTTATGTCGGCAGTGGCTCACGGGGAGGCCGGGGCAG CTCGGACATGGAAGATCCTGTCTTTTGTGGTTGCTCTTCCTGGTGTTGCTGTATGCATGCTGAACTGCTACTTAAAGATGCAGCATGAacatgaaagagaagagtttgttCCTTATGCTCACCTCCGCATCAGGACCAAG CCCTTCCCATGGGGAGATGGGAACAAAACTCTGTTTCACAATCCTCATACTAATCCTCTCCCGACTGGCTATGAAGAGGATCACTGA
- the TRIAP1 gene encoding TP53-regulated inhibitor of apoptosis 1 isoform X1 codes for MNSVGEACTELKREYDQCFNRWFAEKFLKGDNAGDPCVQLFKRYQLCVQLLRRKTYPLKDWNSWVPVKEKLKTPPDLV; via the exons ATGAACAGCGTGGGGGAGGCCTGCACGGAGCTGAAGCGCGAGTATGACCAGTGCTTCAACCGCTGGTTCGCCGAGAAGTTCCTGAAGGGGGACAACGCGGGGGACCCCTGCGTGCAGCTCTTCAAGCGCTACCAGCTCTGcgtgcag CTATTAAGGAGAAAGACATACCCATTGAAGGACTGGAATTCATGGGTCCCAGTAAAGGAAAAGCTGAAAACTCCTCCTGACCTTGTTTAG
- the TRIAP1 gene encoding TP53-regulated inhibitor of apoptosis 1 isoform X2: MNSVGEACTELKREYDQCFNRWFAEKFLKGDNAGDPCVQLFKRYQLCVQKAIKEKDIPIEGLEFMGPSKGKAENSS; this comes from the exons ATGAACAGCGTGGGGGAGGCCTGCACGGAGCTGAAGCGCGAGTATGACCAGTGCTTCAACCGCTGGTTCGCCGAGAAGTTCCTGAAGGGGGACAACGCGGGGGACCCCTGCGTGCAGCTCTTCAAGCGCTACCAGCTCTGcgtgcag aAAGCTATTAAGGAGAAAGACATACCCATTGAAGGACTGGAATTCATGGGTCCCAGTAAAGGAAAAGCTGAAAACTCCTCCTGA